One Mercurialis annua linkage group LG3, ddMerAnnu1.2, whole genome shotgun sequence DNA window includes the following coding sequences:
- the LOC126675513 gene encoding calcium-dependent mitochondrial ATP-magnesium/phosphate carrier protein 2-like, which translates to MSGAGHAVDRRVGFPEMDTKPNPNLSGCNPVKKPGPITMDHVLLALRETKDERDLRLRSLFSFFDAENVGYLDYTQIEAGLSAMQIPNEYKYAKDLLRVCDANRDGRVDYVEFRRYMDDKELELYRIFQAIDVEHNGCILPEELWDALVKAGIEIDDEELARFVEHVDKDNNGTITFEEWRDFLLLYPHEATIENIYHHWERVCLVDIGEQAVIPEGISKKVHRSKYFIAGGIAGAASRTATAPLDRLKVILQVQTEDARLIPAIKKIWKKDGGLLGFFRGNGLNVVKVAPESAIKFYAYELLKNVIGDIKGGNKDHIGPGERLLAGGMAGAVAQTAIYPLDLVKTRLQTFPCEGGKAPKVGALARDILVQEGPRAFYKGLVPSLLGIIPYAGIDLAAYETLKEMSKTYVLYDNEPGPLVQLSCGMFSGALGATCVYPLQVIRTRMQAQHSSSAAAYKGMSDVFRRTLQTEGYRGFYKGLFPNLLKVVPAASITYLVYEAMKKSLDL; encoded by the exons ATGTCCGGAGCGGGTCACGCCGTGGACCGCCGTGTAGGGTTCCCGGAGATGGACACAAAACCAAACCCAAACCTCTCCGGTTGCAACCCAGTTAAAAAACCGGGTCCGATAACGATGGATCATGTGCTATTAGCATTGCGAGAGACGAAAGACGAGAGGGATTTGAGATTAAGGAGTCTGTTTAGTTTTTTTGATGCCGAAAATGTCGGGTACTTGGATTATACCCAGATCGAGGCGGGTTTATCGGCGATGCAGATACCGAATGAGTATAAGTATGCTAAGGATTTGTTGAGAGTTTGTGATGCTAATAGAGATGGCCGGGTTGATTATGTGGAGTTTAGGAGGTATATGGATGATAAAGAATTGGAGCTGTATAGGATTTTTCAAGCTATTGATGTTGAACATAATGGTTGCATTTTGCCTGAGGAGTTGTGGGATGCTCTTGTTAAGGCTG GCATTGAAATAGATGACGAGGAGCTTGCACGATTTGTAGAGCATGTTGATAAGGATAATAATGGAACTATAACTTTTGAAGAATGGAGGGATTTTCTTTTACTCTACCCACATGAAGCTACAATAGAGAACATATATCATCATTGGGAAAGGGTATGCCTTGTAGATATTGGAGAACAAGCTGTTATCCCAGAAGGCATCAGTAAGAAAGTTCATAGGAGTAAATATTTTATCGCTGGGGGAATAGCAGGAGCTGCTTCTCGTACTGCAACTGCTCCTCTTGATCGCTTGAAGGTGATTTTGCAAGTCCAGACAGAAGATGCTCGCCTCATTCCTGCTATAAAGAAGATATGGAAAAAAGATGGTGGTTTGCTGGGTTTCTTTCGAGGTAATGGGTTAAATGTTGTAAAGGTAGCACCTGAAAGTGCTATAAAGTTTTATGCTTATGAATTGTTAAAGAATGTCATTGGAGATATCAAGGGGGGGAACAAAGATCATATAGGTCCTGGTGAGAGACTCTTAGCTGGTGGTATGGCTGGTGCAGTGGCACAAACTGCCATTTATCCTTTAGATCTTGTGAAAACTCGATTGCAAACCTTCCCTTGTGAAGGTGGAAAGGCTCCTAAAGTGGGAGCTCTAGCAAGGGATATATTGGTTCAGGAAGGACCTCGAGCCTTTTATAAAGGTCTCGTGCCATCTCTTCTTGGGATTATCCCTTATGCTGGTATCGACCTTGCTGCCTATGAGACACTGAAAGAAATGTCAAAGACGTATGTTCTGTATGATAATG AACCCGGTCCTCTTGTGCAATTGAGTTGTGGAATGTTTTCAGGAGCCCTTGGAGCAACATGTGTTTACCCTTTGCAGGTTATCAGAACCAG AATGCAAGCTCAACATTCTAGTTCTGCTGCTGCTTATAAGGGGATGTCTGATGTGTTCCGGAGAACACTGCAGACTGAAGGTTATAGAGGATTCTACAAAGGACTATTTCCAAACCTTCTCAAGGTTGTGCCAGCTGCAAGTATAACATATTTGGTTTATGAAGCCATGAAAAAGAGTCTCGATCTATGA
- the LOC126675514 gene encoding LOW QUALITY PROTEIN: uncharacterized protein LOC126675514 (The sequence of the model RefSeq protein was modified relative to this genomic sequence to represent the inferred CDS: substituted 2 bases at 2 genomic stop codons): protein MNHSSQSCLLSLAILLLLAAICSSLGHLENGNKIKTSTFLSPNFVLGPGSVEDRYYYNLDFPRGHIFLKSFNAEVIDEDGNPIPLHETYLHHWVVVRYYQPANASISGNSRPSGLISAGNSGICPGVSQYFGLGSETRKTATDVPDPYGIEVGNPAEIPVGYEEKWVLNIHAIDTRGVEDRLGCAECKCDLYNVTVDVFGRPLRPGYEGGLLCCYDHTQCKVRPGFQGSRRNLYLRYTVKWVDWDSLTIPVKIFIFDVTDDGKRLNRSSRTPPQSGCRVEYEVKGCRNTNAGVDECLDVRRTNVIMPIGGHVIYGVAHQHTGGVGSTLYGQDGRVICTSVPTYGEGKEAGNEAGYIVGMSTCYPKPGSVKIDDGEKLMLESNYSSTQTHTGVMGLFYILVADQIPEPETILQTNHAHVSWRFLQQFNCLLSLAILLLLSAPISSSSSHLENGKIMTATYLTPKIVLEPGSVADKWFYNLDFPRGHIFVKSFNAEVIDESGNPMPLYETYLHHWVVSRYYKPKNASITENNSLSDLISAGNSGICQGDSNSQYFGVGSETRKTDTHVPDPYGIEVGNPAEIPAEYEETWALNVHVIDTRGVEDKLGCTECKCELYNVTVDAFGRPLRPEYKGGLLCCHDQTQCRLRQGFQGSMRTYYLRYTVKWVDWDRSVIPVKIFIFDVTDTGKRVNGSSEIGCQVNMKNKHFCLETMSXCRHSNGXMQVEYDVQGCRNTDTECVDVKRTNVIMPTGGYVIYGVVHQHAGAIGSTLYGQDGRVICTSLPIYGEGKEAGNEAGYLVGTSTCYPKPGSVRIGDGEKLMLESNYSSTQMQTGVMGIFYILVADHDHIDGEAKLSIDYSWTWTAGVVVALVGLAIIVAMRQFGHKMDPVSFNQLQPQGII from the exons ATGAATCATTCTTCTCAAAGCTGCTTGCTTTCATTAGCAATTCTGCTGCTTTTGGCTGCCATATGTTCTTCCTTAGGCCATCTTGAAAATGGGAATAAGATCAAGACTTCAACTTTCCTATCCCCTAATTTTGTATTGGGACCAGGATCAGTAGAGGATAGGTATTACTACAATCTTGATTTTCCAAGAGGTCATATATTTCTCAAAAGCTTTAATGCTGAAGTAATCGATGAAGATGGCAATCCGATTCCTCTCCATGAAACTTACCTTCACCATTGGGTTGTTGTGAGATACTATCAACCAGCGAATGCTTCAATTTCCGGGAACAGTCGGCCATCAGGTCTTATTTCTGCAGGAAATAGTGGAATATGTCCTGGTGTTAGTCAGTATTTTGGTCTTGGATCGGAAACAAGAAAAACAGCTACGGATGTTCCGGATCCTTATGGTATAGAAGTTGGTAACCCTGCTGAAATTCCTGTTGGGTATGAAGAGAAATGGGTGCTTAACATCCATGCTATAGATACAAGGGGCGTTGAAGATAGGCTGGGGTGCGCTGAATGCAAATGCGATCTTTACAATGTTACAGTTGATGTATTCGGTCGTCCTTTGAGACCTGGGTACGAAGGAGGTCTGTTATGTTGTTATGACCATACACAATGTAAAGTGAGACCAGGTTTTCAGGGCTCTAGGAGAAACCTTTACCTGCGATACACCGTGAAGTGGGTTGATTGGGATAGTTTAACTATCCCTgttaaaatctttatttttgaTGTTACCGATGATGGGAAAAGGCTTAATCGCTCGTCAAGAACTCCTCCGCAAAGTGGTTGTCGG GTTGAGTATGAAGTTAAAGGCTGCAGAAACACTAATGCAGGTGTTGATGAATGCCTTGATGTGAGAAGGACAAATGTGATCATGCCAATTGGTGGTCATGTCATATACGGTGTTGCTCACCAGCACACTGGGGGAGTTGGTTCAACTCTCTACGGACAG GATGGACGTGTTATATGCACATCTGTACCCACCTATGGAGAAGGAAAAGAAGCAGGGAACGAGGCTGGTTACATTGTAGGAATGTCGACATGCTATCCAAAACCGGGCTCTGTCAAGATTGATGACGGAGAGAAATTAATGTTGGAATCAAATTATAGCAGTACTCAAACTCACACTGGAGTTATGGGGCTCTTCTACATTCTGGTTGCAGATCAAATACCAGAACCTGAGACTATCTTACAAACCAATCATGCTCATGTAAGTTGG AGGTTTTTACAGCAGTTTAA CTGTTTGCTTTCATTAGCAATACTACTGCTGCTTTCGGCTCCGATATCTTCTTCCTCAAGTCATCTTGAAAATGGGAAGATCATGACTGCTACTTACCTTACCCCTAAAATTGTATTGGAACCAGGATCAGTAGCGGATAAGTGGTTCTACAATCTTGATTTTCCAAGAGGTCATATATTCGTCAAAAGCTTTAATGCTGAAGTAATCGATGAGTCCGGAAATCCAATGCCACTCTACGAAACTTACCTTCACCACTGGGTTGTTTCGAGATATTATAAACCAAAAAATGCTTCAATTACAGAGAACAATAGCCTATCAGATCTTATTTCTGCAGGAAATAGTGGAATATGCCAAGGTGATTCTAATAGTCAGTATTTTGGTGTTGGATCAGAAACAAGAAAAACAGATACACATGTTCCAGATCCTTATGGTATAGAAGTTGGTAATCCTGCTGAAATTCCTGCCGAGTATGAAGAGACATGGGCGCTTAACGTTCATGTTATCGATACACGGGGAGTTGAAGATAAGTTGGGATGCACGGAATGCAAATGTGAGCTTTACAATGTTACAGTTGATGCATTTGGTCGTCCCTTGAGGCCTGAATATAAGGGAGGTTTGTTATGTTGCCATGACCAAACACAATGTAGATTGAGACAAGGTTTTCAGGGCTCCATGAGAACCTATTACCTGCGCTATACTGTGAAGTGGGTTGATTGGGATAGATCAGTTATTCCTGTTAAAATCTTTATATTTGATGTTACTGATACTGGCAAAAGAGTTAATGGCTCATCAGAAATTGGCTGTCAggtaaatatgaaaaacaaacaTTTTTGTTTAGAAACAATGTCATAATGTAGACATTCTAATGGATGAATGCAGGTTGAGTATGATGTTCAAGGCTGCAGAAACACTGATACAGAATGCGTTGATGTGAAAAGGACAAACGTTATCATGCCGACTGGTGGTTATGTCATATACGGTGTTGTCCACCAGCATGCTGGGGCCATTGGTTCAACTCTCTACGGACAG GATGGACGTGTTATATGCACATCATTACCAATTTATGGAGAAGGGAAAGAAGCAGGAAATGAGGCTGGTTACCTTGTAGGAACGTCGACCTGTTATCCTAAACCGGGCTCTGTCAGGATTGGTGACGGAGAGAAATTAATGTTGGAATCAAATTATAGCAGTACTCAAATGCAAACTGGAGTTATGGGGATATTCTACATTTTGGTTGCAGATCATGATCAT ATAGACGGAGAGGCGAAATTATCCATTGATTATTCTTGGACTTGGACAGCAGGAGTAGTAGTAGCTCTGGTGGGACTTGCAATCATTGTCGCTATGAGGCAATTCGGGCATAAAATGGATCCTGTTAGTTTCAATCAGCTGCAACCACAGGGAATCATCTAA
- the LOC126672946 gene encoding uncharacterized protein LOC126672946 has translation LLLLFLATISYSLGHLESGNKIKTATFLSPKFVLGPGSVENRWYYNIDFPRGHIFLKSFNAEVIDESGNPIPLHETYLHHWVVSRYYQPTNASVNENNSPSDHISARNSGICQGNVLGQYFGLGSETRKTDTHVPDPYGIEVGNPAEIPVGYEEKWLVNIHAIDTRGVEDRLGCAECKCDLYNVTVDEFGRPLRPEYKGGLLCCYDHTQCNVRPGFQGSRRNLYLQYTIKWVDWDSSTIPVKIFIFDVTDTGERFNGSSGISLHYGCQVEYEVKGCRNSDAAVDECIDVRRTNVVMPAGGYVIYGVAHQHTGGIGSSLYGQDGRVICTSLPTYGKGKEAGNEAGYIVGMSTCYPKPGSVKIGDGEKLMLESNYSSTQMHTGVMGLFYIFVADQMPNPETTLHTDHAHVSNMVYSSHQSCMLSVAIMLLLSVNISSSLAHLENGSKIKSATLISPVFVLGPGSVVYRLHYNIDFPRGHIFLKGFNAEVIDDAGNSIPLHETYLHHWAIRRYYHRTNASRISARNSGVCQGDILGQFYGVGSETRKTATYVPDPYGIEIGNPAEIPVGYDERWLLDLHAIDTRGVEDRLGCAECRCDLYNTTVDANGNLLSPEYKGGLLCCYDGSQCRLRQGFSGEARRIYLRYTVKWVEWDSSVIPVKIFIFDVTDTGERLDGSSGIGPQNGCQVEYQVKSCKNSNAGCIDVKRTSITMPNGGSVIYGVAHQHTGATGSTLYGQDGRVICTSLPIYGNGKEAGNEAGYVVGMSACYPKPGSVKIVNGEKLVLESNYSSAQMHTGVMGLFHIFIADRTPKETRFLDSITHAYQNMEASLHPWKMIVLLGSALTLAVVGIAAYSWAATGKDDRHKPILT, from the exons TTGTTACTACTGTTTTTGGCTACCATATCTTATTCATTAGGCCATCTTGAAAGTGGGAATAAGATCAAGACTGCTACATTCCTATCACCTAAGTTTGTATTGGGACCAGGGTCTGTAGAGAATAGGTGGTACTACAATATTGATTTTCCAAGAGGTCATATATTCCTCAAAAGCTTTAATGCTGAAGTAATCGATGAGTCTGGCAATCCAATTCCTCTCCATGAAACTTACCTTCACCACTGGGTTGTTTCGAGATACTATCAACCAACGAATGCTTCAGTCAACGAGAACAATAGTCCATCAGATCATATTTCTGCAAGAAACAGTGGTATATGTCAAGGTAATGTTCTTGGTCAGTATTTTGGTCTTGGTTCAGAAACAAGAAAAACAGATACACATGTTCCAGATCCTTATGGTATAGAAGTTGGTAACCCTGCTGAAATTCCTGTTGGGTATGAAGAGAAATGGTTAGTTAACATCCATGCTATAGATACAAGGGGCGTTGAAGATAGGCTGGGGTGCGCTGAATGCAAATGCGATCTTTACAATGTTACAGTTGATGAATTTGGCCGTCCTTTGAGACCTGAATACAAGGGAGGTTTATTATGTTGCTATGACCATACACAATGCAATGTGAGACCAGGTTTTCAGGGCTCCAGGAGAAACCTTTATCTGCAGTACACCATCAAGTGGGTTGATTGGGATAGTTCAACTATTCCTGTTAAAATCTTTATATTTGATGTTACAGATACTGGCGAGAGGTTTAATGGCTCATCAGGAATCAGTCTGCACTATGGCTGTCAG GTTGAGTATGAAGTTAAAGGCTGCAGAAACAGTGATGCAGCTGTTGATGAATGCATTGATGTGAGAAGGACAAATGTCGTAATGCCAGCCGGTGGTTATGTCATATACGGTGTTGCCCACCAGCACACTGGGGGCATTGGTTCAAGTCTCTACGGACAG GATGGACGTGTTATATGCACATCATTACCCACTTATGGAAAAGGAAAAGAAGCAGGAAACGAGGCTGGTTACATTGTCGGAATGTCAACCTGTTATCCTAAACCGGGCTCTGTCAAGATTGGTGATGGAGAGAAATTAATGTTGGAATCAAATTATAGCAGTACTCAAATGCACACTGGAGTTATGGGGCTCTTCTACATTTTTGTTGCAGATCAAATGCCAAACCCTGAGACTACCTTACACACTGATCATGCTCATGTGA GCAATATGGTTTATTCTTCTCATCAAAGCTGCATGCTTTCAGTAGCAATTATGCTACTACTTTCTGTCAACATATCCTCTTCGCTAGCCCATCTCGAAAACGGGAGTAAGATTAAATCTGCTACTCTTATATCCCCTGTTTTTGTATTAGGACCAGGATCAGTAGTCTACAGATTGCACTACAACATCGATTTTCCACGAGGTCATATTTTCCTCAAAGGCTTTAACGCTGAAGTTATCGATGATGCTGGGAATTCAATACCGCTCCATGAGACTTACCTTCACCACTGGGCTATTAGAAGATACTATCATCGAACAAATGCTTCGAGAATTTCTGCAAGAAACAGTGGAGTATGCCAAGGGGATATTCTTGGACAATTCTATGGTGTTGGATCAGAAACAAGAAAAACAGCTACATATGTTCCAGATCCTTACGGCATAGAAATTGGTAATCCTGCTGAAATTCCTGTTGGGTATGATGAAAGATGGCTGCTTGACCTCCATGCTATAGATACAAGAGGTGTCGAAGATAGGTTGGGCTGCGCTGAATGCCGATGTGATCTTTACAATACGACTGTTGATGCAAATGGCAATCTTTTGAGTCCTGAATATAAAGGAGGTTTGCTATGTTGCTATGATGGTTCACAATGCAGGCTGAGACAAGGGTTTTCTGGTGAGGCGAGAAGAATTTACTTGCGGTACACCGTGAAATGGGTTGAATGGGATAGTTCTGTAATTcctgttaaaatatttatatttgatgtTACTGATACTGGAGAAAGGCTTGATGGTTCGTCAGGAATCGGCCCACAAAATGGCTGTCAG GTTGAATACCAAGTGAAATCCTGCAAAAACAGTAATGCAGGATGCATTGATGTCAAAAGGACAAGCATCACCATGCCGAATGGTGGTTCTGTTATCTATGGTGTTGCTCACCAGCATACTGGGGCAACTGGTTCAACTCTCTATGGCCAG GATGGACGCGTTATATGTACATCATTACCGATTTATGGAAATGGGAAAGAAGCAGGAAATGAGGCTGGTTATGTCGTAGGAATGTCCGCCTGTTATCCTAAACCAGGCTCTGTCAAGATTGTAAATGGGGAGAAGTTAGTTCTGGAATCAAATTACAGCAGTGCTCAAATGCATACTGGAGTGATGGGTCTTTTCCACATTTTCATTGCAGACAGAACACCTAAGGAAACGCGTTTCTTAGATTCTATTACTCAT GCATATCAGAACATGGAGGCATCCTTACATCCTTGGAAGATGATAGTTTTATTGGGTTCGGCACTTACTCTGGCTGTTGTTGGTATTGCCGCCTATTCTTGGGCTGCCACTGGAAAAGATGACCGTCACAAACCAATTCTGACATGA
- the LOC126675526 gene encoding uncharacterized protein LOC126675526 has product MALRSMVSRLRSQAATYATSTTPKLKPYAPTADFGHHKEIKHPKKADYVPVYVAIGMIALSVSLGLFTAKQQIMYSPGVRVKKKTRETLPEVEDPDKVIDEADRFLKKSFFRKVAHIQEFDNGLEYLPDPNIRRDVLAHRPRAETLKSVGIDPKQTSTM; this is encoded by the coding sequence ATGGCTTTAAGATCAATGGTGAGCCGGTTGAGATCACAAGCAGCAACTTACGCAACTTCAACTACTCCGAAACTGAAACCCTACGCTCCGACAGCAGATTTCGGCCATCACAAAGAAATAAAGCATCCGAAAAAGGCGGATTATGTTCCAGTTTATGTGGCAATAGGGATGATAGCTTTGTCTGTATCGCTCGGTTTATTCACTGCGAAGCAACAGATAATGTATTCTCCGGGCGTCCGAGTGAAGAAGAAGACCAGAGAGACTTTACCAGAAGTGGAGGACCCTGATAAAGTGATCGATGAAGCGGATCGATTCTTGAAGAAATCTTTCTTTAGAAAAGTGGCTCATATTCAGGAGTTTGATAATGGTCTTGAATATTTACCGGACCCTAATATTCGTAGAGATGTTTTGGCTCATCGTCCTCGAGCTGAGACTCTCAAGTCTGTTGGGATTGATCCCAAGCAAACTTCAACAATGTGA
- the LOC126675510 gene encoding pentatricopeptide repeat-containing protein At5g61800, with protein sequence MLISSHSQLYHLSISINCIIKQCKTINQLKQIHAHSVAKGLISHNTCSSQILTKLLYSLTTKITHKPSSSLLHYAVSIFTTIQNPSKFSYNIIIRLHILHSSPHSALQFFLQMRRSSVLPDFHTYPFALKACANIGNISLAQSLHCQLLKFGFLSDLYVTNSLIHLYSLSNCLSDAHQVFDESSDRDVVSFNAMIDGFVKGGDLVQARAVFDRMPVRDSVSWGTLVSGYAQGSCCVEAIELFDLMMDLKVVPDNIALVSVLSACAQLGELEKGKKVHDYIERNRIRVDSFLSTGLVDFYAKCGCIDTALEVFELSSDKSLITWNAMLVGIAMHGHGQLLLNYFSRMINAEVKPDGVTFLAVFVGCSHGGLVNEARKLFDEMECVYGVSRELKHYGCMADLLGRAGMIKETMEMTKGLPMGGDMFVWSGLLGGCRIHGNVEIAEKAAKQVMELKPEDGGVYSILASVYANAERWEDVVKIRRLMSGNKVVKKNSGRSLIQLDGVMHEFLAGDSSHARTDEMHMILEGFSEHQCEVW encoded by the coding sequence atgctAATCTCCAGTCATTCACAACTCTACCATCTTTCGATTTCAATTAACTGTATCATCAAACAATGCAAAACAATCAACCAACTCAAACAAATCCATGctcattccgtcgctaaaggtCTCATCTCTCACAACACTTGTTCTTCTCAAATCTTAACTAAACTTCTCTACTCTTTAACGACCAAAATAACCCACAAACCCTCCTCATCTTTACTACACTATGCAGTCTCTATTTTCACAACTATCCAAAACCCATCAAAATTTAGCTACAATATCATAATCAGACTACACATTCTCCATTCCTCTCCTCACTCTGCTCTCCAATTCTTCCTCCAAATGCGCCGCTCATCAGTCCTCCCTGATTTTCACACCTACCCATTTGCTCTCAAAGCCTGTGCCAATATAGGCAATATTTCCTTGGCGCAATCCCTTCATTGTCAGCTTTTAAAATTTGGGTTTTTGTCTGATTTGTACGTAACCAACTCTCTCATTCATTTGTACTCATTATCTAATTGTTTGAGTGATGCTCACCAGGTGTTTGACGAAAGTTCTGACAGAGATGTGGTTTCTTTTAATGCGATGATTGATGGGTTTGTTAAAGGTGGTGATCTTGTACAAGCTAGAGCGGTTTTTGATCGGATGCCTGTGAGGGATTCTGTGTCGTGGGGTACTCTTGTGTCAGGGTATGCGCAGGGGAGCTGTTGTGTTGAGGCTattgaattgtttgatttaATGATGGATTTAAAAGTTGTGCCTGATAATATTGCATTGGTGTCTGTTCTTTCTGCTTGTGCCCAACTGGGTGAGTTGGAAAAAGGCAAGAAAGTTCACGATTATATTGAAAGAAATCGAATTCGAGTTGATTCGTTTTTATCAACTGGATTGGTTGatttttatgcaaaatgtggGTGTATTGACACTGCTTTAGAAGTTTTTGAATTGAGCTCTGATAAGAGTTTGATTACATGGAATGCTATGTTAGTTGGTATTGCAATGCATGGTCATGGTCAGTTACTACTGAATTACTTTTCAAGAATGATTAATGCTGAAGTTAAACCTGATGGggtaacctttttagcggttttcGTCGGATGTAGCCATGGAGGTTTAGTCAATGAAGCCAGGAAACTTTTCGACGAAATGGAATGTGTTTACGGGGTTTCTCGAGAGCTGAAACACTATGGATGCATGGCTGATTTGCTAGGGCGAGCTGGAATGATTAAAGAAACAATGGAAATGACAAAGGGATTGCCTATGGGTGGTGATATGTTTGTGTGGAGTGGTTTGCTTGGAGGGTGTAGAATACATGGGAATGTTGAGATTGCTGAGAAGGCAGCAAAGCAGGTGATGGAGTTAAAACCTGAAGATGGTGGGGTTTATTCAATCTTGGCAAGTGTTTATGCCAATGCAGAGAGATGGGAAGATGTAGTAAAGATTAGAAGATTAATGAGTGGCAATAAGGTGGTGAAGAAGAATTCTGGTCGTAGCTTGATTCAATTGGATGGGGTTATGCATGAATTTCTTGCGGGAGATAGCTCCCATGCTCGAACTGATGAGATGCATATGATTTTAGAAGGATTTAGTGAACACCAATGTGAAGTGTGGTAG